A segment of the Leptidea sinapis chromosome 21, ilLepSina1.1, whole genome shotgun sequence genome:
actaccagttttctttgcagtcaAACTTGTTCTTCAATcttaaaagttgttcttatagattttacttttttatgtaggtacatttattcagattagtaatcaataatgaggattgtaagcaattaagcagtttgcacctgttaaaatgttaaattttcgaccAAAGAAttgtgaaaatattggctttgttacataggagccgtgaactcatatcgctcaaggtcgccggcatttagtgtcgccttcaTTAATAGAGTTGAGACATACTACCCATAAACGAATGCTAAGTATAACGGTGACGGTGACTTAAAAGTAACAGTGACAAATACCTGTGACGAAATACTTGCTGTTACTTTAATACTACCTgtgataatatactagctactATACTAGCTCGACGACACATATAgttgaatggttagtgaccctaagctagaggtcccaggttcgattcccgataggtgcaatcatttatatgatgagtatggatgtttgtttccgagtcatggatgatcatatgtatttatgtatgtttaagtaagtatattgtattagataaatatattgttgtcttgtacccatagtaccggctatgcctagtttgggacaagataatttcgaaaataaaataccgtcaatattattattattatattactataatatatactagaatatttataatactccAGCAAACTGGAgcgtatatttttcgttgtttggtATAAGCGCCATCTACTTTAGGTAGTTTTCTTTGTGGTTACATCGTTAAATTTTCAACGTTTATGTTATAAAGTTCTGTTTATTGTGGTAAAACCTAGTACATTATTACAATTTGCGGTTAATACATACCCACTAACCACACAATTATAGCTGTGACAAAATAATAGTTGTTACTAAATACTAATCCTAATCACTTGTCCagtacacggactagtaaaaaaataatgtccgtgtcaccttacataacagtgtagcaccaaatcAAGCCGAATtacgagtaaatacatagccccacgcacacacttacaataCTACAGGCTGATAGGAGGCCATTATGAAAATGCCGtcatgcgttgtgaaaaagtgcaaaaactatactatataagtatttgtggccatatatgattatttaagggagaaaaactgtgtaactagtatccccagtaaccgcacacacattaccataacggtgcttcacttgttaaaaTCTCGGTGCGGagtcattctttttttactcgtccgtggtccAGTAACAGCTACTCAAACAACAACAAGCAACGACAATAGTCGTTACTAAACACTCTATACCTTGAGTAATAGTTCCTTGCTTGTCACTGTGatttttgatatcttgtcaCAGCGACtcggtgatattttaatacctgttaCTTATACCTGTGATGATAAATATGTCTCACTCCTACAGTCATCACATATATCGACTTTGTTTATTTGATAtatcttcaataatatttttcaatgaaGAATAcagcaaattatattattggtaaattcaataatttacaaattcctacaaaaattattaattaaattatccaATTAACAGCCTGTTTTAGCACAATTAAAGCGACAAATATTTAACACAATTGCAAATGTTCAGTCCAAACAAAATGTTAAACAAACAccttgtgggaggctcctttgcacaggatgccggctagattatgggtaccacaacggcgcctatttctgccgtgaagcagtaatgtgtaaacactactgtgtttcggtctgaagggcgccgtagctagtgaaattactgggcaaacgagacttaacatcttttgtctcaaggtgacgagcgcaattgtagtgccgctcaaaatttttggggttttttcaagaatcctgagcggcactgcattgtaatgggcagggcgtatcaattaccatcatctgaacgtcctgctcgtctcgccccgtattttcataaaaaaaaacctttttgttgattatttaaatgatgagTTCAGTTCTTCTTTGTAAATTGCCAAAAAATACTTGAGATCAGTAGTcagttttttaaactttttcttgTTGCTAAGCGGAATAATTCTTGGACTGTCTTGATGCCAGTCCACTCCCTTATATTTCTGAGCCATGACTTCCTTCTTCCTCCAACACCTCTTTTCCCCATCCAAATAGTTTGCAGAAGGCTGTACGAGGTATGAGATCTTAATCTTCTGCATTCGGAAATGTAGGACTGCATGACTTCAGTTAGATACGCGATAATGTTCGTCTatagaattttttaaatgtattaagtaTGGTTTTCAGGTTGGAGTGTCAACAAACCCACATGGATACCAGCCTTACCCCCGGGTCTATCAGTGGAGCCAGTGTCTTCATCTAATAAAAAACTCTGTCATGGCTGTGGTAGAAATGGTATGAGTAAACTTATCTTAATGttctttaacaattttttttaagtagctagAACTAACCTCTCGTGTTCCGACCGAGCGCTTTCCaccgagccaaccgttcgaggcccgcatcgttgataaatttttgttacaaatttaatttaattaatcccagaagtgatgtaactctaaaaataacaaattgtttataatttaaaatgataatgttCAGACGTGCCATCCCTGCTGGTGCAGTGTGATGAGTGTTCCACGTGGCAGCACACGGGGTGCGGGGCGGAGGGACAGTGTGCCTCATGCCACGCGTCACTCCCCGAGCCCGCTGCGACCACGGCGCCTACTCACGCGCATCTCTACagaggtattttatttatttatttatttatttatttatttatttaagtttaattactaaacaataaataataaaattttttggggtatcaaattttttttaatgaaaataaggggcgagacgagctgGAAGTTCATTaagtggtaattgatacgccctgcccattacaatgcagtgccgctcaggattcttgaaaaaccccaaaaattctaagcggcattacaacagcgctcgtcaccttgagtcataagatgttaagtctcattagttTCCATATCGTATGGTCCTGGAAAAAATGCGCAAGGAATTTCGTGGCGTTAAGGTCCAAAAAAAACGCTGCACATCTAGATGTGGATGGAAGAGGATGTGGAAGAAAGCGTTGGTAAATATTGATCGATATTCGTATCCATAAGGCTTCTTTGAGCTTCTCGAATTGCTGGGGACCCATTGCTCTGTGAACTGTTGGATcagttggcgttgcgtagagacgtcgcttcattgtgtgccttctaccgcatttatcacggggagtgttccgaagagctttttgacctttttcctgccgccgaatcgaACCGTATCGTACGAAGGTGTCATACGACAACACGCCATTaatcaggatatcatccccttCATCTGGTTATCTGGTGTTCTTTTTGTTGTTGGTTAATCAAATAATCTGATATTTACTTATCTTCATATCGatccactttagtttcgcaatcatttgggctacgtCGGTGACTTTGGCTCTCCTACGgacctcctcatttctgattcgatcttgcagggaaaTTCCGAGCATAGCCATTTTCATTGCGCTCTAAGCGACCATGAGCagcccacaagatggaccgacgatctgttcaagatcgccggaatacgttggatgagggcagcgcaggactgattgtCGTGAAGATCTatggtggaggcctttgtccagcagtggacgtcttccgtctgatgatgatgatatcgaTCCACATGTCtgtaatggtttttttttatttcacagaCAAATTAGCAGAACGAAAGCGTTTACAAGAGAAAAACATAGAACTCTGCATGGAGCTGCGGAAGTTGGAAGCGCGCGCTGCATCACTGAAGGATAACCTAGACGAACACAATGCAGAGAAGAGACAGCTACTGGCCGACCAAATGAATACACAGAGGACTCTTCAGAAGTTGCTGGACTTCATCAGCCAGTTCAAGGAGACATCGCTTAGTGTCCGATCAACATCAGTCAGCGAGTCTGGAAGTGAAGTTAGTAAAAGTAACGAGGAATAGGTTGTGGTAGTTAAGTTGGTATGTTATTGATATTGTTTTGGCATCGTCAACATGCCAAGTACTGGGACCACTGACCTGTAtcaataccactggacaggatgttccatatgtttgacggTAAAaattttgtgcctatttgaagcgccactcgcgagcgtcctgagaactaattttgacgtataatataaATGGCTGCAAATGaatgtacaatactctgaagtatttttgcattttgaattaatttcgttcaatgaacgtaataaagtacacatttttttttgtaaatagtttcccaccatctatccatgtttgctgaggttgtcatcactagttttagtaccgcagactctcgctacatagCCAACaccgccaaaatggcgaatatcaaacaggctcaaaagcactttgacagccagtccagtggtatatagtagaggtcagtgactgGGACAAGCTTATGCCAAAATTTAATtagagaaatattaaaaaaatcattgctCTTAAGACTACGCGACAGATGTGAAAGTTTCATCAAGGTGAGATTCATAAATTCAGCTTAACTCGGGCGTTAAATAGGTGTGCGTGACAGCCTAATACAATACCTACAAAATACAAATCTCAGCATAGCTTACAGTgcattcacttcaaaaagaaattttaactCCTAACTGATCGAAATCAGAAACTGCTCCTAGAGTTATCACATGTGGCATAAAAAAAACCGTAGTAAATAAAGTACCTACATTTTatgttaagtataaaatataagaaatgatcggtatatttttgataaaattttgtaagatTCATTATTCTTAATTTTACTTGTATTAAAATTGTAACTTGAACTGAGTAATTATTAGAACCCGGATTCAAAACTATTTTCATACAATCATTTTATGTGTAGATTGTAGATTTTCGCATAGCTGTTCAAATTATCTTGGAGGAGATATTTTGgatatgttaaatatattactaGGGGTTACATTATTGTTCAAAAATCATTTAGGGAAAATTATGCAGTGTAACAATTTTGGCCAAAACATCATGGATTGTTTAAGTGAAAACTGCTTTTGGCGCACTTAATACATTATTGAATGGAGCTGGGCTGTCACGTTTGGCTATGTAACGCTAGTTCCGATAAAACCGGTTAGAGTCTACTGAGGTAGCTTTGTCAGAGAAAAATTTACCAGGGTACGTAAATTATACAATTTGTTGATTATGTATATTAgtgaatattattgttttatgaatattaaaaaaaaaaattgtaatttttattattaaaatcgccTTGATAAaggtttacttttttttttaaatctatcttCTTATTCTTTGCAGGCCGAAACAATGATGTTGATAAATATGGAAATGTAAAACCCGTCTTTATGTTTTAAAAGGGTATTTTAATTGTTCTAATTGTATACaataactataaattttattataatttaaaattaaaagtttataaCAGACCTTTGTGCTTGCTAATGCACAAACGACTAATGTCTCTCTCACCATTCCAGATTATACAGATCTATTATTGGTACAATGAACTCTGAACATACGTCGTAAAACTTTTTCACTGATTTGCGGGTAGTTTTAGTTTTGACACAATATATCTGATGCAATAGAGACCCGCTCACTGTCTCCTCGTGCAGTCAAATATCTCACATTTAATTCTCTTATAGGTTATTTTAGTTAAGTACTATTTAAACAATTATatgaattataatttcattacaatgtTTCgtgaaataataatgttacttATTCGATTGCTATCTTAATTACGGTTCTTATGTAAAATGCttacattttttgttttgtcaCTATTGAATGACCTATTATTTAAGTTACCACTGCAAATATAtgggtttatttattaatacactCATGATATTTAAATACAGATAATCTTCCCTATAACGCGGTTTACTGGTTCCGCGTTATACGAAACCACGTTATAGAGCTTATCACAGTTCATAACAAGTATTTCCAATTTTCTGTCTAGTTTTACTATCATATAAAGGTTTTTAATAAAcgaattcaataaaataatataattttgtaataacacaattgacACACGTGAAAAGGTACGAGAAGCTAATTTTGAACTGcactaaatgtaataaatttcacagtacagaaatatgtatgtggCACGTCCCTGCGTTATATGGGTATATGCCCGTGTTATGGGAATTACAAGTCGTGTCATATGAAAACGTGTTATAAGGGTCAGCGTTATAGGGGGAATTACTGTATAAGTATTATAATCCATTATATCGTcgttaatttattaatgaattttttGAACACCAAACTatacatattgtaattttttagcATGAATCTTTATGCTCAATTTAttgtatgaatatttaattaatatttataatatagagaAGCTTCGGCATTTGATTGGAATGCATCATTTTTTttgattacattttttaatgattaGCGTTGCTAAGTTCATTATCAAGTTTAACGTGGAATTAAATTTGAAGATTGTTACATTAGTCGATTTTATAATGGATCGCTTTTCAAAATCATGTTTCAATAATAAACCAAGtaataaaacttaaacttaatatgcaattgtaattattatgacgggtactcactatatatattttgttaatttgatACCGATATTTCGAttcaattgcatgaatcgtgagttccgccgcgaccacgattcatgcaaattttttttgtatggaataggaggacaaacgagcgtacgggttgttaagtgatcaccgccgcccacaatctcttgcaacatcagaggaatcacaggagcgttgccggcctttaaggaaggtgtacgcgctttttttgaaggtacccatgtcgtatcgccccggaaacaccgcacaaggaagttcattccacagctttgtagtacgtggaagaagctccttgtaaaccgcactgtggaggaccgccacacatccagatggtggggatgatatcctagcttgtggcgtgtcgtgcgaaggtggaattcggcggcaggagtcaggttgaacagctcttcggaacactccccgtgataaatgcggtaggagacacacaatgaagcgacttctctacgcaaagccaattggatcgaaatatcggtatcaaattaacaaaatatatatcgtgagtacccgtcataataattagcttgttaaatttgcgcggtgataaaagtttaaaaatataaaatatgcaagattattatgacgatacgtcactcgaacggtgagctctgttggaagagcactcgcacggaacgcgagatgtcttaggttcgagtcccgcatcgttcataaaattttgtttgttatttacgcaatttatgttaaagtaagtatcatatttgtttttatattaaatgcatGTACCAAAACAATAAGAaaagatttttgtttatttattgtttaaatatgtcTGTCTTATAGTGtgttatttatctaatatttatgATAACCTTGCTCCCATTTAAAACTCCCGTGTACGTTGTTTTCACTGACTGACTATTATATTTTTGCGCGTTATACATAACATGCGATTATGTTGAATGACAGAACCAAGTAATATACTtaacaatttgatatttaagaTATAAGTGATTTATCACATATCGTCCATAAATATCTGTACaagtagataaataaaaaagtgtgtgtgtacttatgtatgcacgcaagatgttatacttctttggcgtaacatagcaaaaatcattaaaattatttattcatcgtgctattttacgtttttagaaagaacaattttgtaaaactttcaaagatggctttgacgattaattattaactaatgaatacggctgtatgggcttgaagcCTTTGCCTGTCCTATTAACGGACgaagaaacaataaaaaaaaaacgaatgacgcaaacgtcagaaaattatAGGAACcaacttgttatttttttttgttacagtgatgagcgcgcatcttaaaattcactctcatcattttttcgtTACGCGCctgaagaagtataacttcaataaaagtTCTAGTTtggtagattaaaaaattttaaacactATGTTTTTGTCCGTTATAGTCAAACACTCGCTGCATGTGTAACTTTAAGGTTtttaatcagtttttttttatttttaagagatatccctcacttcagcgctcttaccaactaaacCAACCGTCCGTCTCGGACGTAACCctagaggcgcgggttcgaatcccgtatcGTCCATAAActttgttacaaattaaatttgtatatttataattttgtcttTGTGGTGGTtatcattaaaatctgttcTCAATTGGCGAGAAAAACAGCCaggcaaatttaattttttacttctcGCCAAACTTCTAGTTCACTTCGACGTTGTTGCGAGTGTAACTGCTGTGCAGTAacgaaaaaataattgcgtattcttctacaacttatttttagagtgtctcctaagtaaaatgaaataaaaaacattagaCTACCTAAacgtcaatcaaattattacggtagtataatgtagttacaattatatttatttttggaatcagtcCTCCAGCCGTGGCCCCGCTCGCTCGATGCGCGTGCGACAccagcacatctcacctataactatgtttgtAGTTACAAACTTACCTTGGCTAACGCCGActccaatataaaataaaagtttaaaaatattaagttagcGGGGCGAATGTGGAATGTATTCTAGTGTGCGTGGTAACTTCAGATTCGCTCTGAAGAAGAAGTTTCGCACGAAGTTTATTGAGAGTGTGTGAATGTTAACAAGTTACACGCAGATGCTTCTACCGCACCGATGCTTATTTGCACTGCGAGCATCGAGTGTTTGACAATGTCTGTCtatgtgtatattataatagattTCAGTCTGTATAGGTATTTACCGGGATACTACCcttttgtaaatttgtttaaagtttgtttatataatatttatgttaggGTGGGCATCTACCTACATGTGAACCGGTCGTTAAtattaacgtttttttttttaaataccattgttatatattgattttgttccataatttatattatgcaaTAACCTGTAATTATGTTTAATGTTCTTTTTGCTTCTCAATTGACTATTTCAATCAATTAACTAGTTAGTTATAAATGATAAAGTGTATCGCGAAAGCTCGTTGTGACCGTGATCCTTAAACGGAGTGGTATTACCGATGTAGCTCTCTCGTTCGCACTTAAGggcattataagttattttttttcttaacattcttttattataatgtattagtCTACCGCCTTGTTATAtttcatgatttatataatatttcagccttataatatgttatagaaCTATCGTTGGCGTTTCCCAGGAGTATTGGCAAACCGATTTGGCAAGtttagattaattatttttattaggatGGGAATATTAGTGTTGTGTaaaattttttgtattgtaGGTATTAGGTATGTGTCGATGTTATGATTTATTGTTAGTACAAAACTAaatgaatttgtaaataattattgatctCTGTGATACGTAATAAGCttacttatatacatattttttgtaagGCTACggttttacacaaataaacagTATGTTGGTatgttgtaatttattttaacaaaacctGAAACTTTCGACATGACAGCGTGGAATATTTATATCACAATTATATACTTGTGATATAGAGAAGAATATTCATGCAAATTCCAATATTCTTTTGCCATCAGAAACATCTTTTCGCAATTGCTTAATACTTTGCTCCAGTAATGTGCACTCGTACTCCGAAAGATCTTTATATGTTTGCATTTCACCTGCGCCATTTTGATCAACTTTAACTAATCCGGAAAAGAACGAAGtaccaaaatcattgttttcTACTAAAGCATTGACTGTAGTTTCCTTGCCATCCATTGCATGAATAAGACTCTGGGTAAAACATAACACTCCTTGCGCTGTAGCAAGAGTTGGAGACCAAGATGATTTATCAACGAAATCTTCAGTTTTGCGGATTTTGTTAGTCAGCTCAATTACTTTTTTCTCGTCCATATTACATGCCGGCTTCGCTTGCGATAGTAGAGGTATCATGGTTGCCTTGGAATGTCCTCCTATGACAGGGATAAAGCAATTGTACGGCTCGAGATTATTTTCACTAGCGTACAATGCTTGTGCACGCAGCAAATCATCTGATGTTACGCCAAATACTTTTCTAGTGTTGTAATCTCTATTTGTGCGTAAAATTTCAACTGCCATAGGAAACATGGTATTTAGAGGTTCTGTCGCGATACCTACAAATGGCATGGTAGACATTCTAGCGATTGCTGATGCTGTTTTTCTTATAAATGCGgcgttttctttaaatatttctttcttgGAAAGTCCTTGTGTTTTTAAAGCTTTACCAGCAGTAATTATGATGTCGGCATTCGTGAGTGCTCTTTCGAGATAATTTTCACTTGTGAAACCTTGTACTCCGCATTGGGTTGGGATATGGCTTAAGTCTGCAACGACTCCTGGGGTTTTTTCATTCTCATCATAAATAACTATCTTTTTAACACTTTGTTGGATTTTAAGGAGAAAACAAATGGTTTGGCTAACATCATTAATGCCACCTAATACTGTTACTTGGTAATTGCGGTTAATTAATTTGGGTACTGATGTTATAAATCTACCAAATTTCCTGCTGAGTAGCATTTTTTAAAGAGACAAacaattttactattttaaaacCATGAATGTTTTGTTAATATGGCGAGAATTGACTTTGTCACA
Coding sequences within it:
- the LOC126970659 gene encoding malate dehydrogenase-like, with the protein product MLLSRKFGRFITSVPKLINRNYQVTVLGGINDVSQTICFLLKIQQSVKKIVIYDENEKTPGVVADLSHIPTQCGVQGFTSENYLERALTNADIIITAGKALKTQGLSKKEIFKENAAFIRKTASAIARMSTMPFVGIATEPLNTMFPMAVEILRTNRDYNTRKVFGVTSDDLLRAQALYASENNLEPYNCFIPVIGGHSKATMIPLLSQAKPACNMDEKKVIELTNKIRKTEDFVDKSSWSPTLATAQGVLCFTQSLIHAMDGKETTVNALVENNDFGTSFFSGLVKVDQNGAGEMQTYKDLSEYECTLLEQSIKQLRKDVSDGKRILEFA